In Brevibacillus brevis, a genomic segment contains:
- a CDS encoding GNAT family N-acetyltransferase, with protein sequence MRPELEYRIVTTVSEMAEMEELQRKIWGASSVSPIPQLMAAVHNGGVVIAARHGGMPVGFCYGFAGFKRGKAYLCSHMLGILPDYRDWGIGRQLKLRQREWAMQHGYDKMTWTYDPLEARNAYLNLCKLGGTVSTYIESYYGDMGDGINKGLPSDRFVLEWDLSSEQTVRCLDGAVQDQSDWREYPLVLGWECNGEFPRPVTREPFGGQPPLSGESPLAMQQGILLSVPAAIHPLKQAQPAIAMEWRLALRSLCQEAFSQGYVAVGLLRNDEPVHAYVLERKGGRMA encoded by the coding sequence ATGCGGCCAGAGCTGGAATACCGCATAGTAACGACCGTCTCCGAAATGGCAGAGATGGAAGAGCTGCAGCGGAAGATTTGGGGGGCAAGCAGCGTTTCGCCGATCCCGCAATTGATGGCTGCCGTTCACAATGGCGGGGTAGTGATAGCCGCCCGTCACGGCGGTATGCCGGTTGGGTTCTGCTACGGCTTCGCCGGCTTCAAACGCGGAAAAGCCTATCTCTGTTCCCATATGCTGGGGATTCTGCCGGACTATCGCGACTGGGGAATCGGCAGACAGCTCAAGCTTCGCCAGCGGGAATGGGCGATGCAGCACGGCTACGACAAAATGACGTGGACCTACGATCCGCTCGAGGCCCGCAATGCGTACCTGAATCTGTGCAAGCTGGGCGGTACGGTGAGCACCTACATCGAATCGTACTACGGCGATATGGGCGACGGCATCAACAAAGGCCTGCCTTCGGACCGGTTCGTGCTGGAGTGGGACCTTTCATCGGAGCAGACTGTCCGATGCCTCGACGGAGCCGTACAAGACCAAAGCGATTGGAGGGAATATCCGCTCGTCCTCGGATGGGAGTGCAACGGGGAATTTCCTCGACCTGTTACCCGGGAACCGTTTGGAGGGCAGCCACCGCTTTCGGGGGAGTCACCGCTTGCGATGCAACAGGGGATCCTGCTTTCGGTGCCGGCGGCGATCCATCCGCTGAAGCAAGCGCAGCCCGCCATCGCGATGGAGTGGCGGCTCGCTTTGCGCAGTCTTTGCCAAGAAGCGTTTTCACAAGGCTACGTCGCGGTCGGTTTGCTGAGAAATGACGAACCTGTCCACGCCTATGTGCTGGAACGAAAAGGGGGAAGGATGGCATGA
- the menC gene encoding o-succinylbenzoate synthase codes for MKIEKIELKRLHLPLKEAFEASIGQQTKRDFLLVGVHGEGETGYGESVAMPTPFYNEETTDTVQYMLEKFLIPMLFSQPIESPQDVSRLFSKVRRNQMAKAALEGAVWDLYARQKGIPLARALGGTRTEIAVGVSVGIEKTVEEVVRKVEGFVEEGYRKIKVKIKPGFDIALIEGLRKRFGDSLPLMADANSAYTLEQADLLKELDQYSLIMIEQPLAHDDIVDHARLQQQMRTPICLDESIHSVEDARHAIELGSCKIINIKVGRVGGLAEARKIHDLCQAHDVPVWCGGMFESGVGRAHNIAITSLPNFTIPGDTATSSRYWERDIVTPAVEFSKPGTLAVPEGPGIGYAIDWDVVSSLQVLEKSYSKANVTI; via the coding sequence GTGAAGATCGAAAAAATCGAGCTGAAGCGATTGCATCTGCCGCTAAAGGAGGCATTTGAAGCGAGCATCGGCCAGCAAACGAAGCGGGACTTTTTGCTGGTCGGCGTGCACGGCGAAGGGGAGACCGGCTATGGAGAAAGCGTAGCGATGCCGACTCCGTTCTACAACGAAGAGACGACGGATACGGTTCAATACATGCTGGAGAAGTTCCTGATTCCCATGCTGTTCAGCCAGCCGATCGAATCCCCGCAGGACGTGTCCCGTCTCTTCTCCAAGGTCCGCCGCAATCAAATGGCGAAAGCGGCATTGGAAGGCGCGGTATGGGATCTGTACGCCAGGCAGAAAGGTATCCCGCTGGCTCGTGCGCTGGGGGGCACCCGTACGGAAATTGCAGTGGGAGTCAGCGTGGGGATCGAGAAGACCGTCGAGGAAGTGGTTCGCAAGGTCGAAGGGTTTGTAGAGGAAGGCTACCGGAAAATCAAGGTGAAGATCAAGCCAGGCTTTGATATCGCGCTGATCGAGGGGCTGCGCAAGCGCTTCGGGGACTCCTTGCCATTGATGGCGGATGCCAATTCCGCCTACACACTGGAGCAGGCCGATTTGCTCAAGGAGCTGGACCAGTACAGCCTGATCATGATCGAACAGCCGCTGGCCCACGATGACATCGTCGATCACGCCCGCTTGCAGCAGCAAATGCGGACGCCGATCTGCCTTGACGAGAGCATTCATTCTGTGGAGGACGCCCGACATGCGATTGAGCTGGGCAGCTGCAAAATCATCAACATCAAGGTGGGACGCGTCGGCGGCCTTGCCGAAGCCAGGAAGATCCACGATCTCTGCCAGGCACACGACGTGCCGGTATGGTGCGGCGGAATGTTCGAGAGCGGCGTGGGCCGGGCTCACAACATCGCGATTACCTCCTTGCCGAATTTCACGATACCAGGCGACACGGCTACCTCGAGCCGCTATTGGGAACGGGATATCGTCACGCCTGCTGTGGAATTCAGCAAGCCCGGTACGCTGGCTGTACCCGAAGGGCCGGGAATCGGCTATGCGATCGACTGGGATGTGGTGAGCTCCTTGCAAGTGCTGGAGAAAAGCTACTCGAAGGCGAACGTGACCATTTGA
- a CDS encoding dipeptide ABC transporter ATP-binding protein: MSEELLVVDNLKTYFPLKKGLFGQTSGYIKAVDGVSFRLGRGETLGIVGESGCGKSTTGRSILQLVKPSGGSVRFGGEELISMRAQRLREMRSQMQIIFQDPYSSLNPRLTVATILAEALSVASGQTDPRSVREKVLGLLQLVGLNPQYADRYPHEFSGGQRQRIGIARAIAARPKLIVADEPVSALDVSIQAQILNLMNELQEDMGLTYLFISHDLGVIRHISDRIAVMYLGRIVEIADKKSLFANPLHPYTQALISSVPIPNPDKKKERIVLSGDVPSPANPPVGCAFHPRCRYAMDICKTVRPVQLALEQDHTVACHLYGADERRE, translated from the coding sequence ATGAGCGAGGAGCTGCTGGTCGTAGATAACCTCAAAACCTACTTTCCTCTGAAAAAAGGGCTGTTCGGGCAGACTTCCGGCTACATCAAGGCGGTGGACGGCGTTTCCTTCCGACTGGGGAGGGGAGAGACGCTGGGAATCGTGGGGGAGAGCGGCTGCGGCAAGTCGACGACAGGCCGCAGCATCCTGCAGCTGGTGAAGCCCAGCGGAGGCTCCGTCCGCTTCGGCGGCGAGGAACTGATTTCCATGCGTGCACAGCGACTGCGCGAAATGCGAAGCCAGATGCAGATCATCTTCCAGGATCCGTATTCCTCGCTCAACCCGCGGCTGACCGTCGCGACGATCCTGGCTGAAGCGCTGTCGGTGGCAAGCGGCCAGACAGACCCCCGCTCGGTGCGCGAAAAGGTACTCGGGCTGCTCCAGTTGGTCGGCTTGAATCCGCAGTACGCTGACCGCTACCCGCATGAATTCAGCGGCGGACAGCGGCAGCGCATCGGGATCGCCAGGGCCATCGCGGCGAGACCCAAGCTGATCGTAGCCGACGAGCCCGTGTCCGCGCTCGACGTGTCCATTCAGGCACAGATCTTGAACCTGATGAACGAACTCCAGGAGGACATGGGCTTGACCTACCTGTTCATCTCCCACGATCTGGGCGTGATCCGCCACATCAGCGACCGGATCGCCGTCATGTATTTGGGACGGATCGTAGAAATTGCGGATAAAAAAAGCCTTTTTGCCAACCCGCTGCATCCGTACACGCAGGCGTTGATTTCGTCTGTGCCCATTCCCAATCCCGACAAAAAGAAGGAGCGGATCGTGCTGAGTGGAGACGTCCCGAGTCCGGCGAATCCGCCTGTCGGCTGCGCGTTTCACCCGCGCTGCAGATACGCCATGGACATTTGCAAGACTGTCCGTCCGGTACAGCTCGCCCTGGAGCAAGATCATACCGTGGCCTGCCATTTGTACGGGGCCGACGAGAGGAGAGAGTGA
- a CDS encoding ABC transporter ATP-binding protein, translating into MKQSETVLEIDRLSLRLRTQRGTFTAVNQVSFQIGAGETVALVGESGCGKSVTSLSIMGLISQKTGELDGSIRFKEKVLNRLSEREMRAIRGRDISMIFQEPMTSLNPVHTIGKQVGEVFRLHTPLGKQERRAKAIEMLRKVGIPRPESIVNEFPHQLSGGMKQRVMIAMAMACEPDLLIADEPTTALDVTIQAQILDLMNELKQTAKTAILLITHDLGVVAEMADRVMVMYYGEIVEEADVRTIFSAPKHPYTVGLLQSIPSLETEGGRLTPIDGNVPILGEIQEGCPFYSRCVHATERCRKEKPPVVHTGSHSVRCWLYPGREVAI; encoded by the coding sequence ATGAAGCAAAGCGAGACGGTGCTCGAAATCGATCGGCTCTCTCTGCGGCTGAGGACACAGCGAGGGACGTTCACGGCGGTGAACCAGGTCAGTTTTCAAATCGGGGCGGGGGAGACGGTGGCGCTGGTCGGTGAATCCGGCTGCGGCAAGAGCGTGACCTCCCTCTCTATCATGGGACTCATCTCCCAAAAGACAGGAGAGCTGGATGGCAGCATCCGGTTCAAGGAAAAAGTGTTGAATCGGCTGTCGGAGCGGGAAATGCGAGCCATCCGCGGGCGAGATATCTCCATGATCTTTCAGGAGCCGATGACCTCGCTCAATCCTGTCCATACGATCGGCAAGCAGGTCGGCGAGGTGTTCCGGCTGCATACGCCCCTCGGCAAACAGGAGCGGCGGGCGAAGGCGATCGAGATGCTGCGGAAAGTGGGGATTCCCCGGCCGGAGAGCATCGTGAATGAATTTCCCCATCAATTATCGGGCGGGATGAAGCAGCGGGTCATGATCGCCATGGCGATGGCGTGCGAGCCCGACCTGCTCATCGCAGACGAACCGACGACGGCACTGGATGTGACGATCCAGGCGCAGATTCTCGATCTGATGAACGAGCTGAAGCAGACGGCGAAGACCGCGATCCTGCTGATTACCCACGATCTGGGCGTCGTCGCGGAGATGGCGGACCGCGTGATGGTCATGTACTACGGCGAAATCGTCGAGGAAGCGGATGTGCGGACGATATTTTCCGCCCCCAAGCATCCGTACACAGTGGGGCTGCTGCAATCGATTCCGAGCCTGGAGACGGAGGGCGGGCGGCTGACGCCGATTGACGGGAATGTCCCGATCCTCGGCGAGATCCAGGAAGGCTGCCCGTTTTACTCCCGTTGCGTCCATGCGACGGAACGGTGCCGAAAGGAAAAGCCGCCGGTCGTCCATACGGGCAGCCATTCGGTCCGCTGCTGGCTCTATCCGGGAAGGGAGGTGGCGATATGA
- a CDS encoding serine hydrolase produces MSLQEKLEAVLSESSATFGVAVKHVETQEEAQINGDRYFQMASTFKVPILAALMRDASEGKLSLEQRIRLTEDDLVPGSGVLKEFLPGAEVAVKDLAMLMIIVSDNLGTDKVLELVGANRVEAFMKELGLDHISVRNSCWELLSIGGGLAGEKKGREGFDKLTQAFMTSGIDPDSVIFQPKPENNVATPADMGSLLELIAAGKLVNQEVCEGILDIMKRQQLRNRIPYLLPDKTVIACKSGTIGSCVNDVGIVYLPDGRGTFTIAAFSHGNPSTKEGEQTIARLALTAYEHFVGGV; encoded by the coding sequence ATGAGTTTGCAGGAAAAGCTGGAGGCAGTATTGTCGGAATCTTCCGCTACCTTTGGCGTAGCCGTGAAGCATGTGGAGACACAGGAAGAAGCGCAGATCAACGGCGATCGCTATTTCCAGATGGCAAGCACCTTTAAAGTGCCGATCCTGGCTGCGCTGATGCGCGACGCAAGCGAAGGGAAGCTGAGTCTGGAGCAGCGCATCCGCTTGACGGAGGACGATCTGGTGCCCGGTTCCGGGGTGCTGAAGGAGTTTTTGCCGGGTGCAGAGGTGGCCGTCAAAGACTTGGCCATGCTCATGATCATCGTCAGCGACAATCTGGGGACGGACAAAGTCCTGGAGCTGGTGGGAGCGAATCGAGTGGAGGCCTTCATGAAAGAGCTGGGGCTGGACCATATTTCCGTTCGCAACAGCTGCTGGGAGCTGCTCAGCATCGGCGGTGGGCTGGCCGGGGAGAAAAAGGGAAGGGAAGGCTTTGACAAGCTCACCCAAGCCTTTATGACCTCGGGTATAGACCCGGACAGCGTGATCTTCCAGCCGAAACCGGAGAACAACGTTGCGACTCCTGCAGACATGGGCAGCTTGCTGGAGCTGATCGCCGCAGGGAAGCTGGTGAATCAGGAGGTATGCGAGGGCATCCTGGACATCATGAAGCGGCAGCAGCTGCGCAACCGCATTCCGTACCTGTTGCCGGACAAGACGGTCATTGCCTGCAAATCCGGCACGATCGGCAGCTGTGTAAACGACGTGGGCATCGTCTATCTCCCTGATGGGAGGGGGACATTTACCATCGCTGCCTTTTCGCACGGGAATCCGTCGACGAAAGAGGGCGAACAAACGATAGCACGCTTGGCGTTAACCGCCTATGAACATTTTGTCGGAGGCGTGTGA
- a CDS encoding ABC transporter permease, whose amino-acid sequence MSPSPSYWSKVAKRLFRNKTAMAGAAILLVFIIGCVCAPLLAPYPIDQMNFKDRMMGPGAAHPLGTDDFGRDIFSRLLYGGRISLLTGLITVTVASAIGVTLGIIAGYYRRIDMYIMQVMDILLALPALLLAIAIIAVLGPGLTNAMIAIVIAVIPSYVRVVRASVLSIREKEYIEAVRALGIKDPVILAKHILPNILSPIIVLMTVQFGSSILAAAALSFLGLGAQPPVPEWGAMVYVGKAFLGQAWWMSIFPGLAIMLVVLGFNLLGDGLRDALDPK is encoded by the coding sequence CTGTCTCCATCCCCCTCCTACTGGTCGAAGGTAGCCAAGCGGCTGTTTCGAAACAAGACGGCGATGGCCGGTGCGGCGATTTTGCTGGTGTTCATCATTGGCTGCGTCTGTGCGCCGCTATTGGCCCCGTATCCGATCGATCAGATGAACTTCAAGGACCGCATGATGGGACCGGGAGCAGCGCATCCGCTCGGGACGGACGACTTCGGGCGAGACATCTTCTCCCGCCTGTTGTACGGAGGCAGGATCTCGCTGCTGACCGGCCTGATTACGGTTACGGTCGCGTCGGCCATCGGAGTGACGCTGGGAATTATCGCAGGGTATTACCGCCGTATCGACATGTACATTATGCAGGTGATGGATATTTTGCTCGCCTTGCCCGCGCTGCTGTTGGCCATCGCGATCATCGCGGTATTGGGCCCCGGGCTGACGAACGCCATGATCGCCATCGTCATCGCGGTCATTCCGTCGTATGTCAGGGTGGTGCGCGCATCGGTCCTCTCGATCCGCGAGAAAGAGTACATCGAAGCGGTACGTGCCTTGGGCATCAAGGATCCGGTCATCTTGGCGAAGCATATTTTGCCCAACATCCTCTCGCCGATCATCGTCTTGATGACCGTGCAATTCGGGAGCAGCATCCTCGCCGCGGCAGCCCTCAGCTTTCTCGGGCTGGGTGCGCAGCCGCCCGTGCCGGAGTGGGGCGCGATGGTGTACGTGGGCAAGGCGTTTTTGGGGCAGGCGTGGTGGATGTCGATATTCCCCGGCTTGGCGATCATGCTGGTGGTACTCGGATTTAATCTGCTGGGCGACGGCTTGCGCGATGCGCTGGATCCGAAATAA
- a CDS encoding ABC transporter permease has protein sequence MHRYLLRRLLSLLGTLLGVTILIFLLVHLIPGDPVQYLLGDYPTEEQIAALNAQLGLDKPWIVQYFSFLGRLLQGDLGTSYITGYTVWQEIAERFPITFQLALYSVVLATIIGVLIGVISAVKQNTWIDRVVVFFSLIGISAPGFWIALFLIWIFAYRLPIFPISGYDGFFSLVLPSITLALGEAGMIARMTRSSMLDVIKQDYMRTAQAKGASQQWIIIRHGLQNAIIPVVTLIGLEFGALLAGAVVTETVFSLQGLGSLAIEAIGKRDLPTIQGLVFFIAFLFALTNLIVDLLYSLFDPRIKYE, from the coding sequence TTGCATCGATACCTGCTACGAAGGTTGCTGTCGCTCTTGGGGACGCTGCTCGGCGTCACCATCCTCATCTTTCTCTTGGTGCATCTGATTCCCGGAGACCCCGTGCAGTATTTGCTCGGAGATTATCCCACGGAAGAGCAGATTGCGGCCCTCAACGCGCAGCTCGGGCTGGATAAGCCGTGGATCGTCCAGTATTTCAGCTTTCTCGGAAGGCTTCTGCAAGGAGATCTCGGTACTTCCTACATCACAGGCTACACGGTCTGGCAAGAAATCGCGGAGCGCTTTCCGATTACCTTCCAGCTGGCTTTGTACAGTGTCGTCCTCGCGACGATCATCGGCGTCCTCATCGGGGTGATCTCCGCTGTGAAACAGAATACGTGGATCGATCGGGTCGTCGTCTTCTTTTCCCTGATCGGAATTTCCGCGCCGGGCTTTTGGATCGCCCTTTTTCTTATCTGGATTTTCGCTTACCGGCTTCCGATTTTTCCGATATCCGGCTACGACGGATTCTTTTCTCTCGTGCTGCCTTCGATTACACTCGCACTCGGCGAAGCGGGGATGATCGCCCGGATGACGCGCTCCAGCATGCTGGATGTGATCAAGCAGGACTACATGCGCACAGCCCAGGCGAAGGGAGCGTCTCAGCAGTGGATCATCATCCGGCACGGGCTGCAAAACGCGATCATCCCTGTCGTCACCTTGATCGGGCTCGAATTCGGAGCGCTGCTGGCCGGGGCGGTCGTGACGGAAACGGTGTTTTCCTTGCAAGGCCTCGGCAGCCTGGCGATCGAAGCGATCGGGAAGCGGGACTTGCCGACGATTCAGGGACTTGTCTTCTTCATCGCGTTTTTGTTTGCCCTCACCAATCTGATTGTCGATTTGCTGTACAGCCTGTTTGATCCGCGGATCAAATACGAGTAG
- a CDS encoding ABC transporter substrate-binding protein: protein MKKRRYGGLATIGLSVTLLLAACSSTTGTNSAGTSTPGTAPHSAAAPKQAGDGGTLVIAAPVEPDTLDPQKTTWLDSANSQPYDSLLTRDMQGKLMPHLAESWQVSEDGKVWTLVLRKDVKFQSGAPMTADSVKASIERFSKISPNKDLAGPIERIEAPDAQTVKVYFKEPFAPFANMLVGTFLAPFDPERLKEKGEQFGEAPLATGPFMNPEVKRGASVAYVKNPEYKWALPYAENQGAPHVDKIVFRFLKDDDTRILEFKKGTIHILQEVPSTYVQELQSIPGTKIETSMEQGMKYLGFNNQKEIFKDVRIKQAIAMAVDREPIVQYALSGFAKPIYGPLPPTIPGYSERIENMAKEMYGYNVDKAKQLLAEAGYTDSDGDGIADKGGKPLSFELLLPEDPALQRVAQILQSQLKEIGVDIRIAVHDTATVKDRAIKGNHELFLLYFGLSDPDILYLLMQTDNSKRVHYSNPKVDELLAKGRTTMDEAQRMKVYEEAEEILVKDPPWVPLYVSESVTATRNIEGYKLNPFTSDILFADIRITK, encoded by the coding sequence ATGAAAAAAAGGCGTTATGGAGGCTTGGCGACGATCGGGCTCAGCGTGACTTTGCTGCTTGCGGCCTGTTCGTCTACGACAGGCACGAACTCGGCGGGTACGAGTACTCCCGGCACTGCTCCCCATTCGGCGGCTGCTCCCAAGCAAGCAGGCGACGGCGGTACACTCGTCATCGCGGCACCGGTGGAGCCCGATACGCTGGATCCGCAAAAAACAACGTGGCTGGACAGCGCGAACAGCCAGCCGTACGATTCGCTCCTGACCCGCGATATGCAAGGAAAGCTGATGCCCCACCTGGCCGAGTCCTGGCAAGTGTCGGAGGATGGGAAAGTGTGGACGCTGGTGCTGCGCAAAGATGTCAAGTTCCAGTCAGGGGCACCGATGACAGCGGATTCGGTCAAGGCGTCGATCGAGCGGTTCTCGAAGATCTCGCCGAACAAGGACCTCGCCGGACCGATCGAGAGAATCGAGGCGCCCGACGCCCAAACGGTGAAGGTGTATTTCAAGGAGCCGTTCGCCCCGTTCGCCAACATGCTGGTCGGAACCTTCCTCGCCCCGTTCGATCCGGAGCGGCTCAAGGAAAAAGGAGAGCAGTTCGGGGAAGCTCCGCTCGCCACAGGTCCGTTCATGAACCCGGAGGTGAAGCGGGGAGCGTCCGTAGCGTACGTCAAAAATCCGGAGTACAAGTGGGCCCTGCCCTACGCAGAGAACCAGGGAGCGCCGCACGTCGACAAGATTGTCTTCCGCTTCCTGAAAGACGATGATACGCGCATCCTCGAATTCAAAAAAGGGACGATCCACATTTTGCAGGAGGTCCCCAGCACGTACGTGCAAGAATTGCAAAGCATTCCCGGCACCAAAATCGAGACGAGCATGGAGCAGGGGATGAAGTACCTGGGCTTTAACAACCAGAAGGAGATCTTCAAGGATGTGCGCATCAAGCAAGCGATTGCGATGGCGGTCGATCGGGAGCCGATCGTGCAGTACGCCCTGTCCGGGTTTGCCAAGCCGATCTACGGCCCGCTGCCTCCGACGATTCCCGGCTATAGCGAGCGAATCGAGAACATGGCCAAGGAAATGTACGGCTACAATGTGGACAAAGCGAAGCAGCTGCTCGCCGAGGCAGGCTATACAGACAGCGACGGGGATGGCATCGCGGACAAGGGAGGAAAGCCGCTTTCCTTCGAATTGCTTTTGCCCGAAGATCCGGCCCTGCAGCGCGTCGCGCAAATCTTGCAAAGCCAGCTGAAAGAGATCGGCGTGGACATACGGATCGCCGTTCACGATACGGCGACGGTGAAAGATCGGGCGATCAAGGGAAACCACGAACTTTTCCTTCTCTATTTCGGGCTGAGCGATCCGGATATCCTGTACCTGCTGATGCAGACCGACAATTCGAAGCGCGTCCATTACTCCAATCCGAAAGTGGATGAACTGCTGGCCAAAGGACGCACGACCATGGACGAAGCGCAGCGGATGAAAGTGTACGAGGAAGCGGAGGAAATCCTGGTCAAGGATCCGCCTTGGGTACCGCTTTACGTGAGCGAATCCGTGACTGCTACGCGCAATATCGAAGGCTACAAGCTCAATCCATTCACGAGCGACATCCTGTTTGCGGACATCCGCATCACGAAATGA
- a CDS encoding MurR/RpiR family transcriptional regulator: protein MTESVHERIRKAYEQLTNQQKLVAKYILDEPNQVALNPAKVIGANSGTSETTVIRLCYALGYSGFTELQNEIRQSLLFPVIRESVVQTLHDTTYEFTDSEDVISFTLEQDVAFIQKTLNELDRGLFERAIQSIVQAKKIVVVGGRTSYAPAYWLAYALNIVKGETLLYRGQIDDANLLISEADRDWLMIALVFPRYLQDTLQFAKAAKDKGAKILVITDHELSPVGPLADVLLKVTTPSPPTLKGMSSIFTLLNALMIGVSQMDGEKVKKRIKKYDETSQQFYPFVQEHD from the coding sequence GTGACGGAAAGCGTACATGAGCGAATTCGCAAAGCATACGAACAATTGACGAACCAGCAAAAACTGGTAGCCAAATACATACTCGACGAACCGAACCAGGTAGCTCTAAACCCTGCCAAAGTGATCGGGGCGAACAGCGGGACGAGCGAAACCACCGTGATCCGCCTTTGCTACGCTTTGGGCTATTCCGGCTTCACTGAGCTCCAAAACGAAATTCGCCAATCCCTGCTGTTTCCCGTGATCCGGGAGAGCGTGGTCCAGACCTTGCACGATACGACCTACGAATTTACCGACAGCGAAGACGTGATTTCTTTCACGCTGGAGCAGGATGTAGCCTTCATACAAAAGACGTTGAACGAGCTGGATCGGGGCTTGTTCGAGCGGGCGATCCAAAGCATCGTCCAGGCCAAGAAAATCGTCGTGGTCGGAGGGCGGACCAGCTATGCTCCTGCCTATTGGCTCGCCTATGCGCTCAATATCGTCAAAGGCGAAACCCTGCTCTACCGGGGACAGATCGACGACGCCAACCTGTTGATTTCGGAGGCGGACAGGGATTGGCTGATGATTGCGCTCGTCTTCCCGCGGTATTTGCAGGATACACTGCAATTCGCCAAGGCGGCCAAGGACAAGGGTGCGAAAATCCTGGTCATTACGGATCACGAGCTTTCCCCGGTCGGGCCGCTGGCAGATGTCCTTCTGAAGGTGACGACTCCTTCTCCGCCCACGTTGAAAGGGATGTCGTCCATTTTTACCCTGCTCAATGCCTTGATGATCGGGGTGTCCCAGATGGACGGCGAGAAGGTAAAGAAGCGGATCAAAAAGTACGACGAAACGAGCCAGCAGTTTTACCCGTTTGTCCAGGAACATGACTAA
- a CDS encoding M81 family metallopeptidase yields the protein MKIVIAEVMHETNTFSNVPTTRELFELWEWARGEEILANHSGVRDFLGGMIDGARQRGIEVVGAFAANAYPAGTITKETFDSLQDELLSGIAEAGKVDAICLSLHGAGVAEGIDDLEGVLLKAVRERVGYEIPLIATLDLHGNITDQMIAEADILLGVHLYPHTDCYERGLEAVELAERMVKGELVPRMYRAKLPLIVPTSTTNLSPAKDINEACYRWEREPGMIDCAFFHGFPYTDIPELGVTVVAVANHDEELAKRAAESVAELIWKKREEFEPQVLSPQEGLALAKQAAAFPVVLNETSDNPGGGTPGDGTYLLRAMLEADLQDACFGFIYDPEVAALAHEKGVGATIEVLLGGKTDRLHGEPIALTAYVKALTDGKFITSSPMGKGSPVDLGKSVRLQANGVDILVCSVKTQVLDEQIFLLHGIDVTTYKIVALKSSQHFRASFEPISAQIITVDSPGLTTLRFQSFEYKRLQRPVYPLDPVASV from the coding sequence ATGAAAATCGTCATTGCGGAGGTCATGCACGAAACCAACACGTTCTCAAACGTGCCGACAACCCGCGAGCTGTTTGAGCTGTGGGAATGGGCCCGGGGAGAGGAAATCCTGGCCAATCACAGCGGCGTGCGGGATTTTCTCGGGGGAATGATCGACGGGGCCAGGCAGCGGGGGATTGAGGTCGTCGGGGCATTCGCCGCGAATGCGTATCCGGCAGGCACGATCACAAAGGAAACGTTCGACAGCCTGCAGGATGAATTGCTTTCCGGGATTGCGGAGGCGGGCAAGGTCGATGCGATCTGTCTGTCTCTGCACGGTGCAGGCGTCGCTGAAGGGATCGACGATCTGGAAGGCGTTTTGCTCAAAGCGGTCCGTGAGCGGGTTGGCTACGAGATCCCTCTGATCGCCACGCTGGACCTGCACGGCAACATCACCGACCAGATGATCGCGGAGGCCGACATCCTCCTGGGCGTCCATCTGTATCCTCACACGGACTGCTACGAGCGCGGCCTGGAAGCGGTCGAGCTGGCGGAGAGGATGGTAAAAGGGGAGCTCGTCCCGCGCATGTACCGGGCCAAGCTTCCGCTGATCGTCCCTACGTCTACGACCAATTTGTCTCCGGCCAAGGACATCAACGAGGCGTGCTATCGCTGGGAAAGGGAGCCGGGGATGATCGACTGCGCGTTCTTCCATGGCTTTCCCTACACGGATATTCCCGAGCTTGGCGTCACGGTGGTAGCGGTGGCGAACCACGATGAAGAGCTGGCGAAGCGTGCGGCAGAAAGCGTAGCGGAGCTGATCTGGAAAAAGCGGGAAGAGTTCGAGCCGCAAGTCTTGTCGCCGCAGGAGGGGCTGGCCTTGGCGAAGCAGGCTGCCGCGTTCCCCGTGGTATTGAACGAGACGTCCGACAACCCGGGAGGCGGTACGCCCGGAGATGGCACGTACCTGCTGCGGGCGATGCTGGAGGCGGATCTGCAAGACGCCTGCTTCGGCTTCATATACGATCCCGAGGTCGCCGCGCTCGCTCACGAAAAAGGCGTAGGCGCGACCATCGAAGTGCTGCTGGGCGGCAAAACCGACCGCTTGCATGGGGAGCCGATCGCGCTAACCGCATATGTGAAGGCGCTCACGGACGGGAAGTTCATCACCTCTTCGCCGATGGGCAAAGGCTCGCCTGTCGATCTGGGCAAATCGGTCCGGCTGCAGGCCAACGGGGTAGACATTCTCGTCTGTTCGGTCAAAACCCAGGTGCTGGACGAGCAAATCTTCCTCCTCCACGGCATCGATGTGACGACGTACAAAATCGTGGCACTGAAATCCAGCCAGCACTTCCGGGCGAGCTTCGAGCCGATCAGCGCGCAGATCATTACGGTCGATTCGCCTGGCCTGACGACGCTGCGGTTCCAGTCGTTCGAGTACAAACGGCTGCAGCGCCCCGTATATCCATTGGATCCGGTGGCAAGCGTGTAG